In one window of Chryseobacterium viscerum DNA:
- the purE gene encoding 5-(carboxyamino)imidazole ribonucleotide mutase, with protein sequence MVGIIMGSQSDLPIMEQAANFLKSLDIPYELTVVSAHRTPERMFDYAKTAQERGLKVIVAGAGGAAHLPGMVASCTTLPVIGVPILSSNSIDGWDSVLSILQMPGGIPVATVALNGALNAGILAAKILGSSNEEVAAKLQKYQDSLKDKVLGTVDDIKAQHPNHFDK encoded by the coding sequence ATGGTAGGAATTATTATGGGCAGTCAGAGTGATCTGCCGATCATGGAACAGGCTGCAAATTTTCTTAAAAGCCTTGATATCCCTTATGAACTCACTGTAGTTTCAGCACACAGAACACCGGAAAGAATGTTCGATTATGCAAAAACTGCTCAGGAAAGAGGTCTGAAGGTTATTGTAGCAGGAGCTGGAGGAGCAGCGCACCTTCCCGGAATGGTGGCAAGCTGTACAACACTTCCTGTGATTGGAGTTCCGATCTTGTCCAGTAATTCTATAGACGGATGGGATTCTGTTTTATCTATTCTTCAGATGCCCGGCGGAATTCCGGTAGCTACCGTGGCGTTGAACGGAGCTTTAAATGCAGGAATTTTAGCAGCAAAAATTTTAGGAAGCAGTAATGAGGAAGTAGCTGCAAAACTTCAGAAATATCAGGATTCCTTAAAAGATAAAGTTTTAGGAACGGTAGATGATATCAAAGCCCAGCACCCTAATCATTTTGACAAATAG
- a CDS encoding BspA family leucine-rich repeat surface protein, with protein sequence MVFKKIVVSFFILLIFIVKAQNEFITIWKPASTVIQPITVSAPYQANDQQIWFPGIGENYDIYWEEVDYPQHNGSLTNITSTKQVFIDFGTSMAEKNDAKYRVKVSNGNGVFQHIKFGDVQEVQLPDQIFPVWQINGSADKILEIEQWGNIAWTTMNSAFSQCKLIQLTATDIPDLSNVEDASYMFYGAKTFTGASSMQNWNTSKIKKFRFMFSIIFDSINTSIPDQFNPPYFNSWNMSSATDLSFMFAGRGIFNQKLNNWNVSNVTDMKWMFALCPNYNQPMDNWDTSSLEDIRFMFHFDSGFNQSLNNWNTSKISNMAHAIHGCTAYSHSLENWDMTKVTRIDQILKETPNFNHSLASWNLASVNNGAQAFMQTGMDCENFSKTLAGWADNPDTANNVDLDIVTPLTYASNAADKRNILISKGWMMSGDTVGNCLLSSSEVKLNKKLSLYPNPAVDDIHIEGLSDIKKYRIFDAAGRLVLEGNPNRDMINVGSLPKGNYILQLILKDKTISSKFIKK encoded by the coding sequence ATGGTATTCAAAAAAATTGTGGTAAGCTTTTTTATTCTGCTGATATTCATTGTGAAAGCCCAGAATGAATTTATCACTATCTGGAAACCTGCCTCTACTGTAATACAGCCTATCACCGTAAGTGCACCCTATCAGGCAAATGACCAACAGATATGGTTTCCCGGAATTGGCGAAAACTATGATATTTATTGGGAAGAGGTAGACTATCCCCAGCACAATGGTTCTCTTACCAATATAACCTCTACAAAACAGGTTTTTATTGATTTCGGTACATCAATGGCAGAAAAGAATGATGCAAAATATAGAGTAAAAGTGAGTAACGGGAATGGAGTTTTTCAACACATAAAATTTGGAGATGTACAGGAGGTTCAACTTCCGGATCAGATTTTTCCGGTCTGGCAGATTAACGGAAGCGCCGATAAAATACTGGAAATAGAACAATGGGGAAATATTGCATGGACAACAATGAACAGTGCTTTCAGCCAATGTAAACTGATTCAGCTCACTGCAACTGATATTCCAGATCTTAGTAATGTTGAAGATGCTTCTTATATGTTTTACGGTGCAAAAACCTTTACAGGCGCAAGCTCCATGCAAAACTGGAATACTTCTAAGATTAAGAAATTCAGATTTATGTTTTCTATTATCTTTGATAGTATCAATACTTCAATTCCCGATCAGTTCAATCCTCCTTATTTTAATAGCTGGAATATGTCGTCAGCAACTGATCTCAGTTTTATGTTTGCAGGAAGAGGGATTTTTAACCAAAAATTGAACAACTGGAATGTTTCCAATGTAACTGATATGAAATGGATGTTTGCTCTTTGTCCAAACTATAATCAACCCATGGATAACTGGGATACCTCAAGTCTTGAAGACATTCGTTTTATGTTCCATTTTGATTCCGGTTTCAATCAATCCTTAAATAATTGGAATACGTCTAAAATTAGCAATATGGCCCATGCTATTCATGGCTGCACGGCCTATAGTCATTCCCTTGAAAACTGGGATATGACCAAGGTTACCAGAATAGATCAGATTCTTAAGGAAACACCCAACTTTAATCATTCCCTTGCAAGCTGGAATCTTGCCAGCGTTAATAATGGAGCCCAGGCTTTTATGCAGACAGGAATGGATTGTGAAAATTTCAGTAAAACACTCGCAGGATGGGCAGATAATCCTGATACTGCCAATAATGTTGATTTAGATATTGTAACCCCTTTGACTTATGCTTCCAATGCCGCAGATAAAAGGAATATTCTCATCAGCAAAGGATGGATGATGTCCGGTGATACAGTAGGAAACTGTTTACTGTCTTCATCAGAAGTCAAGCTGAATAAAAAACTTTCACTATATCCCAATCCCGCTGTGGATGATATTCATATTGAAGGACTAAGTGACATTAAAAAGTATAGAATTTTTGATGCAGCTGGAAGACTGGTACTTGAAGGAAACCCTAATAGGGATATGATTAATGTAGGATCATTACCGAAAGGAAATTACATTTTACAACTCATTCTGAAAGATAAAACAATCTCTTCAAAATTCATCAAGAAATAA
- a CDS encoding sulfite exporter TauE/SafE family protein, with the protein MSEIIILFLGAISAGLLGSLTGLGGGVIIIPLLTLGFGVPMHYAIGASLISVIGTSSGAAVAFVKEGFTNMRIGMFLEIATTAGAIAGALVSGMLNPNTIGIIFASILLLTVILNLKGKPDHQEPLVKGSLEEKLKLYGTFPDKGILKNYSARNTVPGFLMMMFAGAMSGLLGIGSGALKVLAMDNMMKLPFKVSTTTSNFMIGVTAVASALIYFQRGEIIPVIVAPVLIGVVIGSFIGSKTLMVSKTKKLKVFFAIVITILSIYMMYNGINKSFR; encoded by the coding sequence ATGTCAGAAATCATCATACTCTTCCTTGGCGCAATTTCCGCTGGTCTTTTAGGTTCACTTACGGGTTTAGGAGGAGGAGTTATTATCATTCCTTTATTAACGCTGGGTTTTGGCGTTCCAATGCATTATGCTATCGGTGCTTCACTTATTTCTGTGATCGGTACCTCTTCCGGCGCGGCTGTAGCTTTCGTCAAAGAAGGTTTTACCAACATGAGAATCGGGATGTTTCTCGAAATAGCCACCACAGCAGGAGCCATTGCGGGTGCCTTAGTTTCGGGAATGCTTAACCCTAATACAATCGGAATTATTTTCGCAAGTATTCTTCTTCTTACTGTTATTCTGAATCTTAAAGGGAAACCGGATCACCAGGAACCTTTGGTAAAAGGAAGCCTGGAAGAAAAGCTGAAATTATACGGAACATTCCCTGATAAAGGAATATTGAAAAACTATTCTGCAAGAAATACAGTTCCAGGATTTTTGATGATGATGTTTGCGGGTGCTATGTCCGGACTTTTAGGAATAGGTTCCGGTGCTTTGAAGGTATTGGCAATGGACAATATGATGAAACTTCCTTTCAAGGTATCTACAACAACCAGTAACTTTATGATTGGAGTAACGGCTGTTGCCAGTGCACTAATCTATTTCCAGAGAGGAGAAATTATTCCTGTGATTGTAGCTCCGGTTTTAATTGGAGTTGTAATCGGAAGTTTTATCGGCTCAAAAACGCTGATGGTATCAAAGACCAAAAAATTAAAAGTATTTTTTGCCATTGTTATCACGATTCTGTCAATTTACATGATGTATAACGGTATCAACAAAAGCTTCAGATAA
- a CDS encoding DUF1543 domain-containing protein, whose protein sequence is MKLFYVILGATPKGRNIEQHDVFFGIAENLKDLIPDMKEFWKEAEGKIHLDCYQEVKFADGYEVEIVEKGEKSSEDQLFFLNLGGYKPGFFEEFHEQHLMVGQSMGEIVKRAKATEFYQTMGFEGAVSHIDDKHGVDIDDIFNVSDILPAYMKEKYTIVLKKSDAENQENPMGLGYLKIDKIQ, encoded by the coding sequence ATGAAATTATTTTATGTCATCCTTGGGGCAACTCCTAAAGGAAGAAATATTGAGCAGCACGATGTTTTCTTCGGAATAGCAGAGAATCTTAAAGATTTGATTCCGGATATGAAAGAGTTTTGGAAGGAAGCAGAAGGTAAAATTCATCTGGACTGTTACCAGGAAGTAAAATTTGCTGATGGCTATGAAGTGGAGATTGTAGAGAAAGGAGAAAAATCTTCAGAAGATCAATTGTTTTTCCTCAATCTGGGAGGTTATAAGCCTGGTTTCTTTGAAGAATTCCATGAGCAGCACTTAATGGTGGGGCAGTCTATGGGGGAAATTGTTAAAAGAGCAAAAGCTACCGAATTTTATCAGACGATGGGCTTTGAAGGCGCTGTAAGCCATATTGATGATAAGCATGGAGTAGATATTGATGATATTTTCAATGTAAGTGATATCCTTCCTGCCTATATGAAAGAAAAATATACGATCGTTCTTAAAAAATCTGATGCAGAAAATCAGGAAAACCCGATGGGGCTTGGGTATTTAAAAATCGATAAAATTCAATAA
- a CDS encoding BspA family leucine-rich repeat surface protein: MLLKKIPTLIFLMVVFVAKAQNEFITIWKPASTAIPAVNVDAPYQASLQQIWFPGIGENYNIYWEEVGYPQHNGTLTNVTSTKQVLIDFGTSIADGNDAKYRVKVSNGNGSFKQIKFGSPQVFLTPDELFPIWQVNGSTDKLLEIEQWGNISWTAMNSAFSLCRLMVLTAEDIPDLTNVADASFMFYGTTSFTGASSMQNWDTSKIQNFSFMFSLLFDVTPATLTDQFNPPYFDSWNMSSATNLSYMFGNRTHFNQTLNSWDVSNVTDMSWMFGQCLSFNQRLDNWDTSSLEDMHFMFHMIPVFNQQLNWNTSKVTNMAHIFHGCTSFNQSLESWDMTKVTKIDQILNGASSFNQPLGNWNLASVIDGNGALNITGINCENYSKTLLGWADNFNTANNVGLGMVTGLKYASNVSDKRDILINKGWVINGDSVGSCLLSSSDLKLNKKPLLYPNPAVEDIHIEGLAGMNGYKIYDVAGRLVKEGNPNNDLINVSSLPKGNYMIQLIMKEKTVSSKFIKK; encoded by the coding sequence ATGCTATTAAAAAAAATCCCTACCCTCATTTTTCTAATGGTGGTTTTCGTTGCGAAAGCACAAAATGAATTCATTACGATTTGGAAGCCGGCATCCACTGCAATACCAGCAGTAAATGTAGATGCGCCCTATCAGGCAAGCCTCCAGCAAATATGGTTTCCCGGAATTGGTGAAAATTATAACATATATTGGGAGGAAGTAGGATATCCCCAACACAATGGTACACTTACCAACGTTACTTCTACCAAGCAGGTTCTCATTGATTTCGGAACATCCATCGCAGATGGGAATGATGCAAAATACAGAGTAAAAGTAAGTAATGGCAACGGTTCTTTCAAACAAATAAAATTTGGTTCTCCCCAGGTTTTCTTAACTCCTGACGAACTCTTTCCCATCTGGCAGGTCAACGGAAGTACAGATAAATTATTAGAAATAGAACAGTGGGGTAATATTTCATGGACAGCTATGAACAGTGCATTTAGTTTGTGCAGACTCATGGTGCTTACGGCAGAAGATATTCCTGATCTTACTAATGTGGCAGATGCGTCTTTCATGTTTTACGGTACAACAAGTTTTACAGGTGCCAGCTCTATGCAGAACTGGGATACTTCAAAAATCCAGAATTTCAGTTTTATGTTTTCGCTTTTGTTTGATGTAACGCCTGCTACACTGACAGATCAGTTTAACCCACCTTATTTTGATAGCTGGAATATGTCCTCTGCTACGAATCTAAGCTATATGTTTGGAAACAGAACTCACTTTAACCAAACTCTTAATAGCTGGGACGTCTCTAATGTGACGGATATGAGCTGGATGTTTGGCCAATGTCTTAGCTTCAATCAGCGTCTGGACAACTGGGATACTTCCAGTCTTGAAGATATGCATTTCATGTTTCATATGATCCCGGTTTTTAATCAGCAACTGAACTGGAATACTTCCAAGGTTACCAATATGGCGCATATCTTCCATGGATGCACATCTTTCAATCAATCTTTAGAAAGCTGGGATATGACTAAAGTAACAAAAATAGATCAGATTCTTAACGGTGCTTCAAGTTTTAATCAACCGTTAGGAAACTGGAACTTAGCTTCTGTTATCGATGGTAATGGCGCTCTAAATATAACAGGTATTAATTGTGAAAATTACAGTAAAACACTTCTGGGCTGGGCCGATAATTTCAATACAGCAAACAATGTTGGATTAGGTATGGTAACCGGACTTAAATATGCCTCAAATGTATCTGACAAGAGAGATATTCTTATCAATAAAGGATGGGTCATCAATGGTGACTCAGTAGGAAGCTGTTTATTGTCTTCATCAGATCTGAAACTGAATAAAAAACCTCTGCTCTACCCTAATCCGGCCGTTGAAGATATTCACATTGAAGGGTTAGCTGGTATGAATGGTTATAAAATTTACGACGTTGCCGGAAGACTCGTAAAGGAAGGAAATCCTAATAATGATCTGATCAATGTAAGCTCTTTGCCAAAAGGAAACTATATGATACAACTGATCATGAAAGAAAAAACAGTTTCTTCAAAATTCATTAAGAAATAA
- a CDS encoding cation:proton antiporter: MILLSIHNLSFPIEDPVLKFLLVLVIILAAPLLLNKIKVPHLLGLIIAGAVIGPNGFNVLSRDSSIVVTGTTGLLYIMFLAGLEIDMGDFKKNKWKSLTFGIYTFTVPFVLGYLGGYYLLHFSMLTSILFASLFSSHTLIAYPLVSKLGIAKNKAVNITVGGTMITDILALLVLAVIVGMSQGDVGTEFWVKLSVSFVVFALIVLIVFPIIGRWFFKRVDDKISQYIFVLVMIYLAAMLAELAGVEAIIGAFFAGLALNRLIPHTSSLMNRVEFVGNAIFIPFFLISVGMLIDFKVFFKSWETLEVAGIMLVASIGGKYLSAVATQKTFRLTKEEGKLIFGLSSASAAATLASVMVGYNIILSETETGEPVRLLNEHVLNGSILLILISCTISSFISMASAQKIAESDNEDTVSGNTHEEESILLAINHEATVERMVNLGILIKAHSNTEDLFALNVINEDKNESSVKNAEKLLHQAADAAAAADVKLQALKRYDNDVVNGVNNVIKEQKITDLIIGLEDEKGFSPSFVYNLYNGYLQNDDVNVLVYHAAQPLSTIKKYAVMIPENAHQEAGFFHALLRVWNIARNSGATVVFYAPENIIDILQKIIKKANIEAEFIIMNTWQDGERTAAQLKDDEALIILMAKRGMKSYIPRMRLIPELLNRNLNDNNYLLIFPFSEYDKNSPEIRSVGNHGDFVEIGNVIQKIFK, translated from the coding sequence ATGATTTTACTGAGTATACACAACCTGAGTTTTCCCATAGAAGATCCGGTACTTAAGTTCCTGTTGGTACTGGTCATCATCCTGGCAGCGCCATTGCTACTAAATAAAATTAAAGTTCCACACCTGCTGGGACTTATCATCGCCGGAGCCGTTATTGGTCCGAACGGATTCAATGTATTATCAAGGGATAGCAGCATTGTTGTGACGGGAACTACCGGATTGCTTTACATCATGTTCCTGGCAGGGCTTGAAATCGATATGGGTGATTTTAAAAAGAATAAATGGAAAAGTCTCACTTTTGGTATTTATACTTTTACCGTTCCTTTTGTACTGGGATATTTGGGAGGTTACTACCTTCTTCACTTTTCAATGCTGACTTCTATTCTGTTTGCCAGCCTTTTTTCATCTCATACTCTTATTGCTTATCCGTTAGTGAGTAAGTTAGGAATTGCGAAAAATAAAGCTGTTAATATCACCGTTGGAGGTACGATGATCACAGATATCCTGGCCTTATTGGTACTGGCTGTGATTGTGGGAATGTCTCAAGGAGATGTTGGAACAGAGTTTTGGGTTAAATTATCCGTCTCATTTGTAGTGTTTGCTTTAATTGTACTTATTGTATTTCCTATTATAGGGCGTTGGTTTTTCAAAAGAGTGGATGATAAAATCTCACAGTATATTTTCGTATTGGTCATGATTTATCTGGCTGCCATGCTTGCTGAACTGGCCGGTGTGGAAGCGATTATTGGAGCTTTCTTTGCCGGCTTGGCTTTAAACCGACTTATTCCTCACACTTCTTCTTTAATGAACAGAGTTGAATTTGTGGGAAATGCCATCTTTATTCCTTTCTTCCTGATCAGTGTAGGAATGCTGATTGATTTCAAAGTGTTCTTCAAAAGCTGGGAAACATTGGAAGTAGCGGGAATTATGCTGGTAGCTTCTATTGGTGGAAAATATCTTTCTGCCGTGGCGACTCAGAAAACATTCAGGCTGACCAAAGAGGAAGGAAAACTTATATTTGGGTTAAGTTCTGCCTCTGCAGCAGCTACATTGGCTTCAGTAATGGTAGGATACAACATCATCCTTTCCGAAACCGAAACCGGAGAACCTGTAAGATTATTAAATGAACACGTACTGAACGGAAGTATTCTGCTGATCCTTATTTCATGTACCATCTCTTCCTTTATTTCCATGGCGAGCGCTCAGAAAATTGCTGAAAGTGATAATGAAGATACTGTTTCAGGGAATACGCATGAAGAGGAAAGTATTCTATTGGCCATCAACCACGAGGCAACTGTTGAGCGAATGGTGAATCTCGGAATTCTGATCAAAGCCCACTCCAATACAGAGGATCTTTTTGCTTTAAATGTGATCAATGAAGATAAAAATGAATCTTCTGTAAAGAATGCTGAGAAACTTCTTCATCAGGCCGCAGATGCAGCCGCAGCCGCAGATGTGAAACTGCAGGCCTTAAAAAGGTATGACAATGACGTCGTTAATGGAGTCAATAATGTTATTAAAGAACAGAAAATTACAGATCTCATCATCGGATTAGAGGATGAAAAAGGGTTTTCCCCTTCTTTTGTGTATAATCTTTACAACGGTTATCTGCAGAATGACGATGTGAATGTATTGGTATATCATGCTGCACAACCGCTTTCTACCATTAAAAAATATGCCGTGATGATTCCTGAAAATGCTCATCAGGAAGCGGGATTCTTCCACGCATTGCTGAGAGTCTGGAATATTGCCAGAAATTCCGGTGCTACGGTTGTCTTTTATGCTCCGGAAAATATTATTGATATTCTTCAGAAAATCATAAAAAAAGCCAATATAGAAGCTGAGTTTATTATCATGAATACCTGGCAGGACGGCGAAAGAACTGCTGCCCAATTGAAAGATGATGAAGCCTTGATTATTCTAATGGCAAAACGTGGTATGAAATCTTATATTCCAAGAATGAGGCTGATCCCGGAACTTCTGAACAGAAATCTGAATGATAACAATTACCTTCTGATTTTCCCTTTCTCAGAATATGATAAAAACAGTCCGGAAATACGTTCTGTAGGAAATCACGGAGACTTTGTGGAGATTGGAAATGTGATTCAGAAGATTTTTAAATAA
- a CDS encoding DMT family transporter: MKDYKLIFAVITVAMVWGTTFLAIRVAVETIPAWFVAGIRQFLASIIMLVVLLSRKEFKWIGWKSLGYQIIFASLMLVVANGMTTVAEETVSSSLASLISACSPILVFLGSVAVGLQKFSLRALSGVLLCFSGILFIFWDGLKDLANPDYRMGMIFLFCAIAGWASGTIFTKKLNIQSGNITLNLFYQFLFAGVVQIILAFLFSENYNFGNWTIKSISAMLYLSVFGSVAAFFAFHYALTKISPVQVSILAYINTIIAIFLGWLIMDEKVTFKFILAAVMIICGVFIINYKPGMFKRQRIES, translated from the coding sequence TTGAAAGATTATAAACTCATTTTTGCTGTTATTACCGTTGCTATGGTATGGGGAACTACCTTTTTAGCAATACGTGTGGCTGTGGAAACAATTCCTGCATGGTTTGTAGCGGGAATCCGTCAGTTTCTGGCTTCTATTATTATGCTTGTTGTTCTACTTTCCAGAAAGGAATTCAAGTGGATTGGCTGGAAAAGTTTGGGATATCAGATTATTTTCGCTTCCCTGATGCTGGTGGTAGCTAATGGAATGACTACTGTGGCTGAAGAAACTGTTTCAAGCAGCCTTGCTTCACTAATCAGTGCATGTTCACCTATTCTCGTGTTCCTTGGAAGTGTGGCGGTAGGATTACAGAAATTCAGTTTGCGGGCCCTTAGCGGTGTTCTGCTATGTTTCAGCGGAATTCTTTTTATTTTCTGGGACGGCCTTAAAGATCTGGCCAACCCTGATTACAGAATGGGTATGATCTTCCTTTTCTGTGCTATTGCAGGCTGGGCTTCCGGAACTATTTTTACCAAGAAGTTAAATATCCAGAGCGGAAATATAACGTTGAACCTGTTTTATCAGTTTTTGTTCGCAGGAGTTGTCCAAATTATTCTTGCCTTCCTGTTCTCTGAAAATTATAACTTCGGAAACTGGACTATTAAAAGTATTTCAGCAATGTTATACCTTTCTGTTTTTGGTTCCGTAGCAGCTTTCTTTGCGTTTCACTATGCACTGACAAAAATTTCACCGGTACAGGTTTCTATCCTTGCCTATATCAATACCATTATTGCGATATTTCTGGGCTGGCTGATTATGGATGAAAAAGTGACATTTAAATTTATCCTCGCCGCTGTAATGATCATCTGTGGTGTTTTTATTATTAATTACAAACCGGGGATGTTTAAAAGGCAAAGAATCGAGTCTTAA
- a CDS encoding 5-(carboxyamino)imidazole ribonucleotide synthase: protein MKIGILGGGQLGRMLIQSALKYDDEFYTLDPASDAPCHNISYFTQGNFNDYETVLNFGKDKDVVTIEIEHVNADALVELEKQGIKVVPNANIIKTIQQKILQKEFYKTHDIPSPEFQVVWNSDEKIIMPLPFVQKMNTGGYDGKGVQVIKTEEDYQHLWTEASVIESLVDIEKELSVIVARNEKGETNIFPVTEMVADPKLNLLDFNVCPVLLTEDVQSQIDSITEKFLNAVNSPGLFAIELFLDKEGKVWVNETAPRLHNSGHQSQEGNTNSQFEQMYRVVKNLPLADTDAITYSGMLNLVGAEGYAGKVVYEGMEDVLKLPETYIHLYGKTETKPGRKMGHINVLADSREELMEKLVMVKGMVRVISE from the coding sequence ATGAAAATAGGAATTCTGGGAGGCGGACAGCTGGGAAGAATGCTGATACAAAGTGCACTGAAGTATGACGATGAGTTTTATACTCTGGATCCGGCTTCTGATGCGCCATGTCATAATATCTCGTATTTTACACAGGGAAATTTTAATGACTACGAAACGGTTCTGAACTTCGGAAAAGATAAGGATGTTGTAACCATTGAAATAGAACACGTAAATGCTGATGCACTGGTAGAACTTGAAAAACAGGGAATAAAAGTGGTTCCCAATGCCAATATCATCAAAACAATCCAGCAAAAAATCCTTCAGAAAGAATTTTATAAAACCCATGATATCCCAAGCCCTGAATTTCAGGTAGTGTGGAACAGTGATGAAAAAATTATCATGCCATTGCCGTTCGTTCAGAAAATGAATACAGGCGGATATGATGGAAAAGGAGTACAGGTTATCAAAACAGAAGAAGATTATCAGCACTTATGGACGGAAGCTTCTGTCATTGAAAGTCTGGTAGATATTGAAAAAGAGCTTTCCGTAATTGTGGCAAGAAATGAAAAAGGAGAAACCAATATTTTCCCGGTCACAGAAATGGTTGCTGATCCAAAACTGAACCTTTTAGACTTCAATGTATGCCCGGTTCTTTTAACGGAAGATGTTCAGAGCCAGATTGATTCCATTACAGAGAAATTTTTAAATGCTGTGAACTCTCCGGGATTATTTGCCATCGAATTATTCCTTGATAAAGAAGGAAAAGTATGGGTGAATGAAACCGCTCCAAGACTGCACAATTCAGGACATCAAAGTCAGGAAGGGAATACCAACTCGCAATTTGAGCAAATGTACCGTGTGGTTAAAAACTTACCTTTAGCAGATACTGATGCCATCACTTACAGCGGAATGCTGAATCTGGTAGGAGCAGAAGGATATGCCGGAAAAGTAGTATATGAAGGAATGGAAGATGTTTTGAAGCTTCCTGAAACTTATATTCACTTATATGGAAAAACAGAAACGAAACCAGGAAGAAAAATGGGACATATCAACGTTCTAGCTGATTCCAGAGAAGAGCTTATGGAAAAGCTTGTCATGGTGAAGGGGATGGTAAGAGTAATCTCTGAGTAA